One Chitinispirillales bacterium genomic window carries:
- a CDS encoding methyltransferase domain-containing protein: MAWKNKGVWEKDDVVKYYRENVKAYKIWGPDMHYGYWEKGELNHRKATRRMNEKVVEKIKITKDDYVLDAGCGVGGNAVWLAQTFGCKVVGVSIVPEQIETAKMRAKMAGVDNLCEFLTMDYMDLQFPNETFSVVMGLESICYADPKSEFIKGVFRALRENGRFGMADGFACKEIYCGSEKRLMGRWLDGWKVNSLDTPNQWKTNAINAGFVSADYDNVTKFVMPSSRIMFALSMVSLPFHILEKFVEISDYPCDAMFHQYLAIKRGLMEYGIFWAGK, translated from the coding sequence ATGGCTTGGAAAAACAAAGGCGTATGGGAAAAAGACGACGTAGTGAAATATTATCGCGAAAATGTAAAAGCGTATAAAATCTGGGGACCGGATATGCATTACGGATATTGGGAAAAAGGAGAATTGAATCACCGAAAAGCTACAAGACGGATGAATGAAAAGGTCGTCGAGAAAATTAAAATCACAAAAGACGATTATGTTTTGGACGCCGGTTGCGGTGTCGGCGGAAACGCGGTTTGGCTGGCTCAGACATTCGGTTGTAAAGTTGTCGGTGTGAGTATTGTTCCAGAACAGATAGAGACTGCGAAAATGCGGGCGAAAATGGCGGGAGTGGACAATCTGTGTGAATTTTTAACTATGGATTATATGGATTTACAGTTTCCTAACGAAACGTTTTCGGTCGTTATGGGACTTGAAAGCATTTGTTACGCAGACCCCAAAAGCGAATTTATTAAAGGTGTTTTCAGAGCGCTTAGAGAAAACGGGCGGTTTGGAATGGCGGACGGATTCGCCTGTAAAGAAATTTACTGCGGCAGTGAAAAACGACTTATGGGACGCTGGCTTGACGGCTGGAAAGTAAATTCGCTCGATACTCCAAACCAATGGAAAACAAATGCGATAAATGCGGGTTTTGTTTCGGCAGACTACGATAATGTAACAAAATTCGTTATGCCGTCGTCGAGAATTATGTTTGCTCTTTCAATGGTATCTCTGCCGTTTCATATTCTGGAAAAGTTTGTTGAAATTAGCGATTATCCGTGCGACGCGATGTTTCATCAATATCTGGCGATAAAACGCGGACTTATGGAATACGGAATATTTTGGGCCGGCAAGTAA